The Streptomyces nitrosporeus genome includes a window with the following:
- a CDS encoding VOC family protein: MTVGKTSVLVLDCAEPMELAEFYAALLDAEAHIGRDPDFVEVVGNAGVHLAIRRDHGYAPPSWPRPEDSQQAHLRILVDRGDMDEAEREAVGLGARPVDARDNNGPRDVRVYSDPAGHSFSLAVRP, encoded by the coding sequence ATGACTGTCGGGAAGACGAGTGTTCTGGTCCTGGACTGCGCCGAGCCCATGGAGCTCGCGGAGTTCTACGCCGCCCTGCTGGACGCCGAGGCGCACATCGGCCGCGACCCCGACTTCGTCGAGGTCGTCGGCAACGCCGGTGTCCATCTGGCGATCCGCCGCGATCACGGGTACGCGCCGCCGAGCTGGCCGCGTCCCGAGGACTCCCAGCAGGCCCATCTGCGCATCCTGGTGGACCGGGGGGACATGGACGAGGCCGAGCGGGAGGCGGTGGGCCTGGGCGCCCGGCCGGTGGACGCGAGGGACAACAACGGCCCGCGGGACGTCCGTGTCTACTCGGACCCCGCCGGGCACTCCTTCTCGCTGGCGGTCCGTCCCTGA
- a CDS encoding MFS transporter: protein MAESAEHRGTGTSGPGPSDPHRWRALGVCLVAGFMTLLDVSIVNVALPSIKEGLDTPESDLQWVLSGYALAFGLVLIPGGRLGDARGRRAVFMTGLTLFTLSSAACGAAQSSTWLVVARLIQGAAGGLLSPQISALIQQMFSGRERGRAFGMFGTVVGISTAVGPLLGGLLIQAAGPAEGWRWVFYVNLPIGVLCLVLAHRLLPDTPSAGRVRPRDLDPFGVLLLGSGVLALLLPFVQAQQWTGNTKWLLVPVAVLLLTAFTLWESRCSRRSVQPVLDLALFRIRAFWLGSLMILLYFAGFTSIFFITTLYLQSGLHYSALEAGLAITPFALGAGGSASVGGRLVHRFGRPLIVVGLVMVAAGLGLTALAAHLVPGRGAGLAMAAPLLLAGLGSGLVIAPNQTLTLSEVPVRNAGSAGGTLQTSQRVGSAIGIAAAGSVFFAGLGRDAWADAYDHGLIVSVAFVVAALAVALADVVAGGRGRDGGPQENAGTPGPTRSTR, encoded by the coding sequence ATGGCTGAGAGTGCGGAGCACCGTGGCACGGGCACGTCCGGACCCGGCCCGTCGGACCCACACCGCTGGCGTGCCCTCGGCGTCTGCCTGGTCGCGGGGTTCATGACCCTGCTGGACGTGTCCATCGTCAATGTGGCGCTGCCCTCCATCAAGGAGGGGCTCGACACCCCGGAATCCGACCTCCAGTGGGTGCTGTCCGGCTACGCGCTCGCCTTCGGACTGGTCCTCATCCCCGGCGGCAGGCTGGGGGACGCCCGGGGGCGCCGTGCGGTGTTCATGACGGGACTGACCCTGTTCACCCTGTCCTCAGCGGCCTGCGGGGCCGCCCAGTCCAGCACCTGGCTCGTCGTCGCCCGGCTGATCCAGGGCGCGGCCGGCGGGCTGCTCTCCCCGCAGATCTCCGCGCTGATCCAGCAGATGTTCTCCGGCCGTGAACGAGGCCGCGCCTTCGGCATGTTCGGCACGGTGGTCGGGATCTCCACCGCCGTCGGACCCCTGCTGGGCGGACTGCTGATCCAGGCCGCCGGGCCCGCCGAAGGATGGCGCTGGGTCTTCTACGTCAACCTCCCCATCGGCGTCCTCTGCCTGGTGCTGGCCCACCGGCTGCTCCCCGACACCCCCTCGGCCGGCCGGGTCCGCCCCCGGGACCTGGACCCCTTCGGCGTCCTGCTGCTCGGCAGCGGCGTGCTCGCCCTGCTGCTGCCCTTCGTCCAGGCCCAGCAGTGGACCGGGAACACCAAATGGCTGCTCGTGCCCGTGGCCGTACTGCTGCTCACCGCGTTCACGCTCTGGGAGTCGCGCTGCTCACGGCGGAGCGTGCAGCCGGTCCTGGACCTCGCGCTCTTCAGGATCCGCGCCTTCTGGCTCGGCTCCCTGATGATCCTGCTGTACTTCGCCGGTTTCACCTCGATCTTCTTCATCACCACGCTCTACCTCCAGTCCGGCCTCCACTACAGCGCCCTGGAGGCCGGGCTCGCCATCACCCCGTTCGCCCTCGGCGCCGGCGGGTCCGCGAGCGTCGGCGGGCGGCTCGTCCACCGCTTCGGACGGCCGCTCATCGTCGTGGGACTCGTCATGGTGGCAGCCGGACTCGGGCTCACCGCCCTGGCCGCCCACCTGGTGCCGGGCCGGGGCGCCGGCCTCGCGATGGCGGCCCCGCTGCTCCTCGCCGGACTGGGCAGCGGACTGGTCATCGCCCCGAACCAGACCCTCACCCTGTCCGAGGTGCCGGTGCGCAACGCGGGCAGCGCGGGAGGCACCCTCCAGACCAGCCAGCGGGTCGGCTCGGCCATCGGTATCGCCGCCGCCGGTTCCGTCTTCTTCGCCGGGCTCGGCCGCGACGCCTGGGCCGACGCCTACGACCACGGGCTGATCGTCTCCGTCGCGTTCGTCGTCGCCGCCCTCGCCGTCGCCCTCGCCGACGTCGTGGCCGGCGGCCGGGGACGGGACGGCGGCCCCCAGGAAAACGCCGGAACCCCCGGCCCGACGAGGAGCACCCGATGA
- a CDS encoding DMT family transporter: MISVLFAVLTALSNGSASVLQRRAAQKVPDSEAMHLSLFGHLLRQKVWLAGIGLVIVAAVCQAVALATGPIAVVQPIFVIELPATLLIAGFVWGAGVSRQVWAGVAAVTAGLAVGMASAAPVGGREEVSDGTWLWALLATGAFEVVLIAAARGARGDARAALLGLAAACGYALTAALMKDAVAQLDHGGAAALLKAWQLYATAVAGVGALFLLQNALQAGSLVAVQPMLTLGDALISITYGVTLYGEHVRTGWWVLPQLAGLALIACGCVVLARSPLASGAPEPAPRVR, from the coding sequence GTGATCAGTGTTCTGTTCGCCGTCCTGACCGCGCTCAGCAACGGCTCCGCGTCGGTCCTCCAGCGCAGGGCCGCCCAGAAGGTCCCCGACAGCGAGGCGATGCACCTGTCGCTGTTCGGGCATCTGCTGCGCCAGAAGGTGTGGCTGGCGGGTATCGGGCTGGTGATCGTCGCCGCCGTCTGCCAGGCGGTGGCGCTGGCCACCGGGCCGATCGCCGTGGTGCAGCCCATCTTCGTGATCGAGTTGCCGGCGACCCTGCTGATCGCCGGGTTCGTGTGGGGCGCCGGGGTCTCGCGCCAGGTGTGGGCCGGGGTGGCCGCGGTGACGGCCGGGCTGGCCGTCGGTATGGCGTCCGCCGCGCCGGTCGGCGGCCGTGAGGAGGTCTCCGACGGGACCTGGCTCTGGGCCCTGCTGGCGACCGGCGCCTTCGAGGTGGTGCTGATCGCCGCGGCGCGCGGCGCCCGGGGCGACGCGCGTGCCGCCCTGCTGGGTCTCGCGGCGGCCTGCGGGTACGCGCTGACCGCGGCGCTGATGAAGGACGCGGTGGCCCAGCTGGACCACGGGGGCGCCGCCGCGCTGCTGAAGGCCTGGCAGCTGTACGCCACCGCGGTCGCCGGGGTCGGCGCCCTGTTCCTCCTGCAGAACGCGTTGCAGGCGGGTTCGCTGGTGGCGGTGCAGCCGATGCTGACGCTGGGGGACGCCCTGATCAGCATCACCTACGGGGTGACGCTGTACGGCGAGCATGTGCGCACCGGGTGGTGGGTGCTGCCGCAGCTGGCCGGCCTGGCGCTGATCGCCTGCGGCTGTGTGGTGCTCGCCCGCTCCCCGCTGGCGTCCGGGGCGCCGGAACCCGCGCCCCGGGTCAGATGA
- a CDS encoding endonuclease/exonuclease/phosphatase family protein: MHIARSGSALLAGAVAVTLSVTALPAASAAPSSTAVISEVYGGGGNSGATLTRDFVELANASSGPFALSGLSVQYLPGAPSAGSLWQVTPLSGSLAAGGRYLVAQAAGTGGTVALPTADATGTTAMSATSGTVALVSGTTPLTCRTAADCAADTRIVDLVGYGSAVVREGSGPVAGASATASVSRGASLADTDDNAADLTAGVPAPVNAAGETSGGSGPGEPEGPTEPGTVRVHDIQGTTRVSPLVGLPVTGVPGVVTGVRTSGSRGFWIQDTAPDADPRTSEGLFVYTGSTAPTVAVGDSVLVSGKVAEYYPAAGTQSLTQLTGPLTTVLSSGNALPAPVVLDARSVPGAYVPTAGGGSIDALPLEPGTYALDLYESLEGARVTMSDTRVTGATTAYDEVWVTVKPQENPTRRGGTLYRSYQDQNTGRLKVMSLDAARPVPEANVGDVISGTTTGVVDYASYGGYNVQATELGTRVDKGLRREVTRKQKKNELAVATYNVENLDAHDDQAKFDTLAEGVAVNLASPDIVSLEEIQDDNGAVNDGTVGSEATLKRFTDAVVAAGGPRYDWRYVAPEDGKDGGEPGGNIRNVFLFDPERVDFVDRAGGDATTAVRAVRTKKGAALSVSPGRINPLSTAWNSSRKPLAGEFRFRGKPVFVIGNHFASKGGDQPLHGRYQEPVRGSETQRVQQATEVNTFVTSLLKADRSARVVVLGDLNDFAFSPAVSALTGGEVLKPLITTLPVGEQYSYVYDGNSQTLDHILTSPAVRRFDYDVVHINAEFADQASDHDPQVVRIK; encoded by the coding sequence GTGCACATAGCCAGATCCGGCTCCGCCCTGCTGGCCGGCGCCGTCGCCGTGACCCTGTCGGTGACCGCGCTTCCCGCCGCCTCCGCGGCTCCGTCGTCGACCGCCGTGATCTCCGAGGTGTACGGCGGGGGCGGCAACTCCGGCGCGACGCTCACCCGCGACTTCGTCGAGCTGGCCAACGCCTCGTCGGGCCCGTTCGCCCTGTCCGGCCTCAGCGTCCAGTACCTGCCGGGCGCCCCCTCGGCCGGTTCGCTCTGGCAGGTCACCCCGCTGTCCGGTTCCCTCGCGGCGGGCGGCCGCTACCTCGTCGCGCAGGCGGCCGGCACCGGCGGGACGGTGGCCCTGCCCACCGCCGACGCCACCGGCACCACTGCCATGTCCGCGACGAGCGGCACGGTGGCGCTGGTCTCCGGCACCACCCCGCTGACCTGCAGGACCGCCGCCGACTGCGCGGCCGACACCCGGATCGTCGACCTGGTGGGCTACGGCTCGGCCGTCGTACGCGAGGGCAGCGGTCCGGTGGCCGGGGCCTCCGCCACCGCCTCCGTGTCCCGTGGCGCCTCCCTGGCGGACACCGACGACAACGCCGCCGACCTGACCGCGGGCGTCCCGGCCCCGGTCAACGCGGCGGGCGAGACCTCCGGCGGTTCCGGTCCGGGCGAGCCCGAGGGGCCGACGGAGCCCGGCACCGTACGCGTGCACGACATCCAGGGCACGACCCGTGTCTCCCCGCTCGTGGGCCTGCCGGTGACCGGCGTCCCGGGCGTCGTCACCGGCGTACGCACCAGCGGTTCGCGGGGCTTCTGGATCCAGGACACCGCCCCGGACGCCGATCCCCGCACCTCCGAGGGCCTGTTCGTCTACACCGGCTCCACCGCGCCCACCGTCGCGGTGGGCGACTCGGTGCTGGTCAGCGGCAAGGTCGCCGAGTACTACCCGGCGGCCGGAACCCAGTCGCTGACCCAGCTGACCGGCCCGCTCACCACCGTGCTGTCCTCGGGCAACGCCCTGCCCGCGCCGGTGGTCCTCGACGCCCGCTCGGTCCCCGGCGCGTACGTGCCGACGGCGGGCGGCGGCTCGATCGACGCGCTGCCGCTGGAACCGGGCACCTACGCCCTCGACCTGTACGAGTCGCTGGAGGGCGCCCGGGTCACGATGTCCGACACCCGCGTCACCGGCGCGACGACGGCGTACGACGAGGTCTGGGTCACCGTCAAGCCGCAGGAGAACCCCACCCGGCGCGGCGGCACGCTCTACCGGTCCTACCAGGACCAGAACACCGGCCGGCTCAAGGTGATGTCCCTGGACGCCGCCCGGCCCGTCCCGGAGGCGAACGTCGGTGACGTGATCTCCGGCACCACCACGGGGGTCGTCGACTACGCCTCGTACGGCGGTTACAACGTGCAGGCCACCGAGCTCGGCACCCGTGTGGACAAGGGTCTGCGCCGCGAGGTCACCCGGAAGCAGAAGAAGAACGAACTGGCCGTCGCCACCTACAACGTGGAGAACCTCGACGCGCACGACGACCAGGCGAAGTTCGACACGCTCGCCGAGGGCGTCGCGGTGAACCTGGCCTCGCCCGACATCGTGTCGCTGGAGGAGATCCAGGACGACAACGGAGCGGTGAACGACGGCACCGTCGGCTCCGAGGCGACGCTGAAGCGGTTCACCGACGCGGTCGTCGCGGCGGGCGGCCCGCGCTACGACTGGCGTTACGTCGCCCCCGAGGACGGCAAGGACGGCGGCGAGCCCGGCGGCAACATCCGCAACGTCTTCCTCTTCGACCCGGAGCGGGTCGACTTCGTGGACCGCGCGGGCGGCGACGCCACCACCGCCGTCCGGGCCGTACGGACGAAGAAGGGCGCCGCCCTCTCGGTCTCCCCCGGCCGGATCAACCCGCTGAGCACGGCCTGGAACTCCAGCCGCAAGCCGCTGGCCGGCGAGTTCCGCTTCCGCGGCAAGCCGGTCTTCGTGATCGGCAACCACTTCGCGTCCAAGGGTGGCGACCAGCCGCTGCACGGCCGCTACCAGGAGCCCGTCCGCGGCTCGGAGACCCAGCGCGTACAGCAGGCGACGGAGGTCAACACCTTCGTCACCTCGCTGCTGAAGGCGGACAGGTCGGCCCGCGTGGTCGTCCTCGGGGACCTCAACGACTTCGCGTTCTCCCCGGCCGTGTCCGCGCTGACCGGCGGCGAGGTGCTCAAGCCGCTGATCACGACGCTGCCCGTGGGCGAGCAGTACAGCTATGTGTACGACGGCAACTCGCAGACGCTGGACCACATCCTGACCAGCCCCGCCGTCCGCCGCTTCGACTACGACGTGGTGCACATCAACGCGGAGTTCGCCGACCAGGCGAGCGACCACGACCCGCAGGTGGTGCGCATCAAGTGA
- a CDS encoding beta-ketoacyl-[acyl-carrier-protein] synthase family protein — MTARVPHAREADRPAPFAAAVTGIGLVTAAGAGTDAAWRGVCDPAAAPSVHPVDELAGLPCDFMYTVTGTDPEAVLGVAARRLMDRFSQLAVIAAREAVADAGLDPSVWDSGRVAVVIGSAHGGLPFYDEQHTVLTERGARRVSPKLAPLTVVNSAASSVATDLGVHGPSLAVSTACSSGTVALGTAHQMLRSGACDIVVAGGAESVRSRLLIASACQMRAVSTRRDDPRAACRPFDTHRDGFVVGEGAGLLVLERPEHARARGAAVRAHIAGYGASSDAYSAVAPDPGGRGIERALRTALADAGLHTSDVGHVNAHGTSTVANDLIEATMLHRVLGEDPLVTSTKAMTGHTLGASGGIEAALTVLALQHQLVPPTANLDAPDPAIVVDVVSKEARHGRFDCAVKTSLGFGGHNAALVLTRA, encoded by the coding sequence GTGACCGCCCGGGTGCCGCACGCACGCGAGGCGGACCGGCCCGCGCCGTTCGCCGCCGCGGTCACCGGCATCGGCCTGGTCACCGCCGCCGGCGCGGGGACCGACGCGGCCTGGCGCGGGGTCTGCGACCCGGCCGCCGCCCCCTCGGTCCACCCGGTCGATGAACTCGCCGGCCTCCCCTGCGACTTCATGTACACCGTGACCGGCACCGACCCGGAAGCGGTGCTCGGTGTCGCCGCCCGGAGGCTGATGGACCGCTTCTCGCAGCTTGCGGTGATCGCCGCCCGCGAGGCCGTCGCCGACGCGGGCCTCGACCCGTCGGTCTGGGACAGCGGGCGGGTCGCCGTGGTCATCGGCTCCGCCCACGGCGGTCTGCCCTTCTACGACGAACAGCACACCGTCCTCACCGAACGCGGCGCGCGCCGCGTCTCACCGAAACTGGCCCCCCTCACCGTCGTCAACAGCGCGGCCAGCAGTGTCGCCACGGACCTCGGTGTGCACGGGCCGAGCCTCGCCGTCTCCACCGCCTGTTCCTCGGGCACCGTCGCCCTCGGCACGGCCCACCAGATGCTGCGCTCCGGGGCGTGCGACATCGTCGTCGCGGGCGGTGCCGAATCGGTCCGCTCCCGGCTGCTGATCGCCAGCGCCTGCCAGATGCGGGCCGTCTCCACCCGCCGCGACGACCCCCGGGCGGCCTGCCGGCCCTTCGACACCCACCGGGACGGCTTCGTCGTCGGGGAGGGCGCCGGCCTCCTCGTCCTGGAACGGCCCGAACACGCCCGCGCCCGGGGTGCCGCCGTCCGGGCCCACATCGCCGGTTACGGGGCCTCCAGCGACGCCTACTCCGCCGTCGCCCCCGACCCCGGCGGACGCGGGATCGAACGGGCGCTGCGCACCGCGCTCGCGGACGCCGGACTCCACACGTCCGACGTCGGGCACGTCAACGCGCACGGCACCTCCACCGTCGCCAACGACCTGATCGAGGCGACGATGCTGCACCGCGTCCTCGGCGAAGACCCCCTGGTCACCTCGACCAAGGCGATGACGGGACACACCCTGGGCGCCTCCGGGGGCATCGAGGCCGCCCTGACCGTCCTCGCGCTCCAGCACCAGCTCGTACCGCCCACCGCCAACCTCGACGCCCCGGACCCGGCGATCGTGGTGGACGTGGTGAGCAAGGAGGCCAGGCACGGCCGGTTCGACTGCGCCGTCAAGACCTCGCTCGGCTTCGGCGGGCACAACGCGGCCCTCGTGCTGACCCGGGCCTGA
- a CDS encoding glutathione S-transferase family protein, with protein MNDTPGNAPDDRDPAVHDPNGNASYGHKPFERSRSHFADRITADGREGRPVEAGRYRLVVSRACPWASRALVSRRLLGLESALSLAVADPLQDDRSWRFTLDEGGRDPVLGIRYLSEAYDAREHGYPGGVSVPAIVDIPTRTLVTNDYQQITLDLATEWTALHRPGAPDLYPEHLRAEIDEVMEGIYRDVNNGVYRAGFADGQGEYEAAYADVFRRLDLVSERLTRQRYLVGDTVTEADIRLFTTLVRFDAVYHGHFKCNRNKISEDPVLWAYARDLYQTPGFGDTVDFRHIKQHYYRVHTGINPTGIVPLGPALSGWLTPHHREELGGRPFGDGTPPGPVAPGEEVPAEGRP; from the coding sequence ATGAACGACACCCCCGGCAACGCCCCCGACGACCGGGACCCGGCCGTACACGACCCGAACGGGAACGCCTCGTACGGCCACAAGCCCTTCGAACGGTCCCGCAGCCACTTCGCCGACCGGATCACCGCCGACGGCCGTGAGGGCCGTCCCGTCGAGGCCGGACGCTACCGCCTCGTCGTCAGCCGTGCCTGCCCCTGGGCGAGCCGCGCCCTGGTCTCCCGCAGGCTCCTCGGCCTGGAGAGCGCCCTCTCCCTCGCCGTCGCCGACCCCCTCCAGGACGACCGCAGCTGGCGCTTCACCCTCGACGAGGGCGGCCGGGACCCGGTGCTCGGCATCCGCTACCTCAGCGAGGCGTACGACGCACGCGAGCACGGCTACCCCGGCGGGGTCAGCGTGCCCGCGATCGTCGACATCCCCACCCGCACCCTGGTCACCAACGACTACCAGCAGATCACCCTGGACCTCGCCACCGAGTGGACGGCGCTGCACCGCCCCGGCGCCCCCGACCTCTACCCCGAACACCTCCGCGCCGAGATCGACGAGGTGATGGAGGGCATCTACCGGGACGTCAACAACGGCGTCTACCGCGCCGGGTTCGCCGACGGCCAGGGCGAGTACGAGGCCGCGTACGCCGATGTGTTCCGCCGCCTGGACCTGGTCTCCGAACGGCTCACCCGGCAGCGCTACCTGGTCGGGGACACCGTCACCGAGGCGGACATCCGGCTCTTCACCACCCTGGTGCGGTTCGACGCCGTCTACCACGGCCACTTCAAGTGCAACAGGAACAAGATCAGCGAGGACCCCGTCCTGTGGGCGTACGCCCGTGACCTCTACCAGACCCCCGGATTCGGCGACACCGTCGACTTCCGGCACATCAAGCAGCACTACTACCGGGTGCACACCGGCATCAACCCCACCGGCATCGTGCCGCTCGGCCCCGCCCTGTCCGGCTGGCTGACCCCGCACCACCGCGAGGAGCTCGGCGGCCGCCCGTTCGGCGACGGCACACCACCGGGCCCGGTGGCGCCCGGCGAGGAGGTACCGGCGGAAGGGCGTCCCTGA
- a CDS encoding helix-turn-helix transcriptional regulator — MGEPGEATEVRAALLRLRRTSGLPVVFGGLLSDARHARIAELNGAQTSALRGLVIAAGSGLGGKAIALSRPCAVTDYATARHISHEYDRAVAAEGLRSVVAVPVVVRRRVRGVLYGALRAPFALGDRTFDAAASAARDVEQALAVRDEAHRLLAATREEATGAAAGGGGWEDVREAHRELRALAPRIADAALRDELLAVCGRLASVTGAARPAGTASVRLAPREVDVLACVASGATNAAAAGRLGLRPETVKAYLRSAMRKLGAHTRLEAVVAARRAGLLP, encoded by the coding sequence GTGGGCGAACCGGGCGAGGCGACGGAAGTACGGGCGGCGCTGCTGAGGCTGCGGCGCACGAGCGGGCTGCCGGTGGTCTTCGGAGGGCTGCTCTCCGACGCCCGCCACGCCCGCATCGCCGAGCTGAACGGCGCGCAGACCTCGGCGCTGCGCGGTCTGGTCATCGCGGCGGGCAGCGGGCTGGGCGGCAAGGCGATCGCCCTGTCCCGGCCGTGCGCGGTGACGGACTACGCGACGGCCCGGCACATCAGCCACGAGTACGACAGGGCGGTGGCGGCGGAGGGCCTGCGCTCGGTGGTCGCGGTACCGGTCGTCGTGCGCCGCAGGGTGCGCGGAGTGCTGTACGGGGCGCTGCGCGCGCCGTTCGCCCTGGGGGACCGCACGTTCGACGCGGCGGCGTCGGCGGCGCGTGACGTGGAGCAGGCGCTGGCCGTACGCGACGAGGCGCACCGGCTGCTGGCGGCCACCCGGGAAGAGGCGACGGGTGCGGCGGCGGGCGGCGGGGGCTGGGAGGACGTACGTGAGGCGCACCGCGAGCTGCGTGCGCTGGCGCCCAGGATCGCCGATGCCGCGCTGCGGGACGAACTGCTGGCGGTGTGCGGGCGGCTGGCGTCGGTGACGGGGGCCGCCCGGCCGGCCGGGACGGCGTCCGTACGGCTGGCACCGCGGGAGGTCGACGTGCTGGCCTGTGTGGCGTCGGGCGCCACGAACGCGGCGGCGGCCGGGCGGCTGGGGCTGCGCCCGGAGACGGTGAAGGCGTATCTGCGCTCCGCGATGCGGAAGCTGGGGGCGCACACCCGGCTGGAGGCGGTGGTGGCGGCCCGGCGGGCGGGCCTGCTGCCGTGA
- a CDS encoding AMP-binding protein → MSATSATEQFRKARDFLLEHREDYAAAAEGFRWPRPQHFNWALDWFDVIAEDNDRTALHIVEEDGTRTEISFAEMSARSDRAANWLHARGVRAGDRILVMLGNQAELWETALAAMKLRAVVIPATPLLGPLDLRDRVERGAVRHVLVRSADAAKFDEVPGGYTRICVGDDVEGWTSYAGAADAPRTFTPERETDADEPLMLYFTSGTTASPKLVEHTHVSYPVGHLSTMYWIGLRPGDVHLNISSPGWAKHAWSNLFAPWNAEATVFIFNYTRFDAARLMAEMDRSRVTSFCAPPTVWRMLIQADLSQLRTPPREVVAAGEPLNPEVITSVRRAWGVTIRDGFGQTETAVQVANSPGQPLKTGSMGRPSPGYKVELLDPVTGEPGAAEGEISLDLATAPVGLMTGYHGDPERTAQAMAGGYYRTGDIGSRDEDGYITYIGRADDVFKSSDYKISPFELESALLEHEAVAEAAVVPAPDPVRLSIPKAYIVLAEGWEPGPGTAKVLFEHSRAVLAPYKRVRRLEFAELPKTVSGKIRRIELREATARGTGTEYDEGDLR, encoded by the coding sequence ATGTCGGCAACCAGCGCGACGGAGCAGTTCCGTAAGGCCCGGGACTTCCTGCTCGAACACCGGGAGGACTACGCGGCCGCCGCGGAGGGCTTCCGCTGGCCCCGGCCGCAGCACTTCAACTGGGCGCTCGACTGGTTCGACGTCATCGCCGAGGACAACGACCGCACCGCCCTGCACATCGTCGAGGAGGACGGCACCCGCACCGAGATCTCCTTCGCCGAGATGTCCGCCCGGTCCGACCGGGCCGCGAACTGGCTCCACGCCCGGGGGGTCCGGGCCGGGGACCGGATCCTGGTGATGCTCGGCAACCAGGCCGAGCTGTGGGAGACCGCCCTCGCCGCGATGAAGCTGCGTGCCGTCGTCATCCCCGCGACCCCCCTGCTGGGCCCGCTCGACCTCCGCGACCGGGTGGAGCGCGGCGCCGTCCGCCACGTCCTCGTACGGTCGGCCGACGCCGCCAAGTTCGACGAGGTGCCCGGCGGCTACACCCGGATCTGCGTCGGTGACGACGTCGAGGGCTGGACGTCCTACGCCGGGGCGGCCGACGCGCCGCGGACGTTCACGCCGGAGCGGGAGACCGACGCCGACGAGCCCCTGATGCTCTACTTCACCTCGGGCACGACCGCCAGCCCCAAGCTGGTCGAGCACACCCATGTGTCGTACCCCGTGGGCCACCTCTCCACCATGTACTGGATCGGCCTGCGCCCCGGCGACGTCCATCTGAACATCTCCTCGCCCGGCTGGGCCAAGCACGCCTGGTCGAACCTGTTCGCGCCGTGGAACGCCGAGGCCACCGTCTTCATCTTCAACTACACCCGCTTCGACGCGGCCCGGCTGATGGCCGAGATGGACCGCTCGCGGGTGACCAGTTTCTGCGCGCCGCCGACCGTCTGGCGGATGCTGATCCAGGCCGACCTCTCCCAGCTGAGGACACCGCCCCGCGAGGTCGTCGCCGCGGGCGAGCCGCTCAACCCGGAGGTCATCACCTCCGTACGGCGGGCCTGGGGCGTCACCATCCGGGACGGCTTCGGACAGACCGAGACCGCCGTCCAGGTCGCCAACTCCCCGGGACAGCCCCTGAAGACGGGCTCCATGGGCCGTCCCAGCCCCGGTTACAAGGTCGAACTCCTGGACCCGGTGACGGGCGAACCCGGTGCCGCCGAGGGCGAGATCTCCCTCGACCTGGCGACCGCCCCCGTCGGCCTGATGACCGGCTACCACGGCGACCCGGAACGCACCGCCCAGGCCATGGCCGGCGGTTACTACCGCACCGGGGACATCGGCTCCCGGGACGAGGACGGCTACATCACCTACATCGGCCGCGCCGACGACGTCTTCAAGTCCTCCGACTACAAGATCTCGCCGTTCGAGCTGGAGAGCGCCCTGCTGGAACACGAGGCGGTCGCCGAGGCGGCCGTCGTGCCCGCCCCCGACCCGGTGCGCCTCTCGATCCCGAAGGCGTACATCGTCCTCGCCGAGGGCTGGGAGCCCGGACCCGGCACCGCCAAGGTGCTGTTCGAGCACTCCCGGGCCGTCCTCGCCCCGTACAAGCGCGTCCGCAGGCTGGAGTTCGCCGAGCTCCCC
- a CDS encoding alpha/beta fold hydrolase, with the protein MAQEIIRHLTVHGLRFAYRVLPCERGGRAPATEPALVLGGALQGMFGWPQMDEHLGPVTDVVTADLPGMGTADPLPPGPGAALLRDAVTAITDDLGAPRINLFGFSYGAAIAFGWARQAPERVARLVLGGVPVHIGEVQREHWHRARARLEAGDEEGFAALAADGLMCLDPERPVHRRELARRYVRRSFLHEVRSGSPHTAESLHRALGDRPDFSGGLSGVPALVFAGEHDTVTSPGRQREFAGTIEGSRFLTIPDSDHWVILERSEEVAALVTGFFTGREPGSAPARPGLPRQAPGGRAVHSAGHG; encoded by the coding sequence ATGGCACAGGAGATCATCCGGCACCTGACGGTCCACGGGCTGCGCTTCGCCTACCGCGTCCTGCCGTGCGAGCGCGGAGGCCGCGCTCCGGCCACCGAGCCGGCCCTCGTCCTCGGCGGCGCGCTCCAGGGCATGTTCGGCTGGCCGCAGATGGACGAGCACCTGGGACCCGTCACCGACGTGGTCACCGCCGACCTGCCCGGCATGGGCACGGCCGACCCGCTGCCGCCCGGGCCGGGCGCCGCCCTGCTGCGGGACGCGGTCACCGCGATCACCGACGACCTCGGCGCGCCCCGGATCAACCTGTTCGGCTTCTCCTACGGCGCGGCCATCGCCTTCGGCTGGGCCCGGCAGGCCCCGGAGCGCGTCGCCCGGCTCGTCCTCGGCGGCGTGCCCGTGCACATCGGTGAGGTCCAGCGCGAGCACTGGCACCGGGCGAGGGCACGGCTGGAGGCGGGGGACGAGGAGGGGTTCGCCGCACTCGCGGCCGACGGGCTGATGTGCCTGGACCCGGAACGCCCCGTCCACCGCCGGGAACTGGCCCGGCGCTATGTGCGCCGCTCGTTCCTGCACGAGGTCCGGAGCGGTTCCCCGCACACCGCCGAGTCCCTGCACCGGGCACTCGGCGACCGGCCGGACTTCTCCGGCGGGCTGTCGGGCGTGCCGGCGCTGGTCTTCGCGGGGGAGCACGACACGGTGACCTCTCCCGGGCGCCAGCGGGAGTTCGCCGGGACGATCGAGGGCAGCCGCTTCCTGACGATCCCGGATTCGGACCACTGGGTGATCCTGGAGCGCTCCGAGGAGGTGGCCGCGCTCGTCACCGGCTTCTTCACCGGGCGGGAGCCCGGGAGCGCACCCGCCCGCCCCGGCCTCCCGCGCCAGGCCCCCGGCGGCCGGGCCGTCCACTCCGCCGGGCACGGCTGA